The Flaviramulus sp. BrNp1-15 genome has a window encoding:
- a CDS encoding ATP-dependent Clp protease adaptor ClpS has product MSTKEKASEELLLQEEVLTQNEIVLFNDDVNTFDHVIETLIYACDHTAEQAEQCSLIVHYKGKCTVKTGLYDDLKPRCTMLLEAGLSAEIV; this is encoded by the coding sequence ATGAGTACTAAAGAAAAAGCATCAGAAGAATTATTATTACAAGAAGAAGTATTAACACAAAATGAAATTGTTTTGTTTAATGACGATGTTAATACCTTCGACCACGTTATTGAAACACTTATCTATGCCTGCGATCATACAGCAGAACAAGCAGAACAATGTTCTTTAATTGTACATTATAAAGGAAAATGCACTGTTAAAACAGGCTTGTACGACGATTTAAAACCAAGATGCACAATGCTTCTTGAAGCTGGTTTAAGTGCCGAAATAGTTTAA
- a CDS encoding tetratricopeptide repeat protein yields MKKSILYLIIQLFAFLSAAQTINVDSLLYIVKSSNSIEEKVKNYGTLSWALIDNDLKQAIAYNDSIFNISKRYNYIDGIADANYRYSVLNRALGDYDKALMFLDEYEKFITGDTLKIANAAFQRGVLNSIKGDYDEGLRSYQIALNHYELLDHKRGIGMIYNTLGITYSNMNQYDESISNYKKSIKILKSVNDIDALASTYSNLANVYKKKNEYDEALDYFNKSIELSTKTSNIRRIAHNKQNISSIYKEQKAYSKAVEVALQAYNILNEHNYKGELTGAAANLGEIYTLMGNYRESEQILKKHLNNLKGSVKDQSKLYFSLYKLYEVSNRHQEALMHHKEYKKLSDSIINENGLKNFNELRVKYDIEKKDKELVEQKLTLEKQELEIQKKKSQYTLMTGIAIFLLLTSLLTWFLYKQRQKRKDQEILSLKREHQIKTLESLIEGEEKERFRIAKELHDGVNGDLSAIKYKLTALLEKNNSVINEAVAMIDKSCEQVRAISHNLIPPSLKNFSLLEALEDYCSTMNGIHKPEITFQHIGDSIAISKTAEVNIFRIIQELINNSIKYADATEIDAQISNRDNVVQITVEDNGKGFNINNVSENGIGLKNIQSRVDYLNGKLDFSSTEEGSSFIIEINLNQLNDN; encoded by the coding sequence TTGAAAAAAAGTATTCTCTATTTAATTATACAACTGTTTGCGTTTTTGAGTGCTGCACAAACGATAAATGTAGATAGTCTGCTATACATAGTTAAATCATCTAATAGTATAGAAGAAAAGGTTAAGAATTATGGAACATTGTCTTGGGCGTTAATCGATAATGATTTAAAACAAGCCATTGCCTACAATGATAGTATTTTTAATATTTCTAAACGTTATAATTATATTGATGGTATTGCAGATGCAAATTATAGATACAGTGTTTTAAATCGAGCACTTGGAGATTATGATAAAGCTTTAATGTTTTTAGATGAATATGAGAAATTTATAACTGGAGATACTTTAAAAATTGCCAATGCAGCTTTTCAAAGAGGTGTGCTAAACAGTATTAAAGGCGATTATGATGAAGGCTTGAGGAGTTATCAAATTGCACTTAATCATTACGAGTTACTAGATCATAAAAGGGGGATTGGTATGATATATAATACACTTGGAATTACCTACTCCAATATGAACCAATATGATGAGTCTATTAGTAACTATAAGAAGTCTATTAAAATATTAAAGTCTGTTAATGATATTGACGCTTTAGCAAGTACTTATAGTAATTTGGCGAATGTTTACAAAAAAAAGAATGAGTATGATGAAGCACTAGACTATTTTAATAAATCTATTGAATTAAGTACAAAAACTTCTAACATTAGAAGGATTGCTCATAATAAGCAAAACATTTCTTCAATTTATAAGGAGCAAAAAGCTTATTCAAAAGCTGTTGAAGTTGCTTTGCAAGCCTATAACATACTAAACGAGCATAACTACAAAGGTGAGTTAACTGGAGCAGCAGCCAATTTAGGTGAAATATATACGCTCATGGGCAATTATAGGGAAAGTGAGCAGATTTTAAAAAAACATCTAAATAATTTAAAAGGCTCTGTAAAGGATCAGTCAAAACTTTATTTTAGTTTGTATAAGCTTTATGAAGTGTCGAACAGACATCAAGAAGCATTAATGCATCACAAAGAATATAAAAAACTTTCTGATAGTATTATTAATGAGAATGGCTTAAAGAATTTTAATGAGCTTAGAGTAAAGTATGATATAGAAAAAAAGGATAAAGAACTAGTAGAGCAAAAATTAACTTTAGAAAAACAAGAATTAGAAATTCAAAAAAAGAAATCTCAATATACATTAATGACTGGCATAGCTATTTTCCTTTTGTTGACTTCTTTACTCACTTGGTTTCTATATAAACAACGTCAAAAACGTAAAGACCAAGAAATTCTTTCTTTAAAAAGAGAACATCAAATTAAAACTTTAGAATCCTTAATTGAAGGCGAAGAAAAAGAGCGTTTTCGTATAGCAAAAGAGTTACACGATGGTGTAAATGGCGATTTATCTGCTATAAAGTATAAGTTAACGGCATTGCTAGAGAAAAATAATAGTGTGATAAATGAGGCAGTCGCAATGATAGATAAATCGTGTGAACAGGTAAGAGCTATTTCACATAACTTAATTCCGCCTTCGCTTAAAAATTTTAGTTTATTGGAAGCTTTAGAAGATTATTGTTCAACTATGAATGGTATTCATAAACCAGAAATTACATTTCAGCACATAGGAGATTCCATTGCTATTTCTAAAACAGCAGAAGTTAATATATTTAGAATCATACAAGAACTAATAAATAATAGTATAAAATACGCAGATGCCACTGAAATTGATGCACAAATTAGTAACCGGGATAATGTGGTTCAAATAACGGTTGAAGATAATGGAAAGGGATTTAATATAAATAATGTTTCAGAAAACGGAATTGGTCTAAAAAATATTCAATCAAGAGTAGATTATTTGAATGGTAAATTAGATTTTTCATCAACAGAAGAAGGTAGTTCATTCATTATAGAAATTAATTTAAATCAGTTAAATGACAACTAA
- a CDS encoding heavy-metal-associated domain-containing protein, protein MTTILEIQNLKCNGCANTIINKLNNLDNIHEVSVDNETNTVSFNYSNDEQLELVKKTLVNIGYPVVGDKNAITTKAKSFVSCAIGRMNN, encoded by the coding sequence ATGACAACAATACTAGAAATACAGAATTTAAAATGTAATGGATGTGCAAACACAATCATTAATAAACTTAATAATTTAGACAATATTCATGAAGTCTCAGTTGATAATGAAACCAATACTGTTTCATTTAACTATAGCAATGATGAACAACTAGAATTAGTTAAGAAAACATTAGTTAATATTGGGTATCCTGTAGTTGGAGATAAAAATGCTATAACAACTAAAGCCAAATCTTTTGTTAGTTGTGCAATAGGTAGAATGAATAATTAA
- a CDS encoding response regulator transcription factor, which translates to MTTNIAITDDHLMVLRGIESMLLDVKEIKVVGTYENGTQTLENIKKDNPDVLLLDINLPDINGIDLCKKVLKILPELKIIALTNFEETVFVKRMITNGASGYLLKNTHKMELIEAFKTVLSGKQYLQKNIQDKILNQAIGKQNSSILIPKLTRREKEVLQAISEELTTQEISEKLFISPKTVETHRMNIMSKLGAKNSVGIIKIAIEKQLL; encoded by the coding sequence ATGACAACTAATATAGCTATAACAGACGATCATTTGATGGTACTTCGCGGCATAGAATCTATGCTGTTAGATGTGAAAGAAATAAAAGTAGTTGGAACTTATGAAAACGGTACACAAACGCTAGAAAATATTAAAAAAGATAATCCAGATGTTTTGCTGTTAGATATTAATTTACCAGACATAAACGGGATAGATTTATGTAAAAAAGTATTGAAAATTCTACCAGAATTAAAAATTATTGCTTTAACAAATTTTGAAGAAACCGTTTTTGTAAAGCGTATGATAACAAATGGTGCAAGTGGGTATTTGCTTAAAAACACTCATAAAATGGAACTTATAGAAGCATTTAAAACAGTGCTTAGTGGTAAGCAATATTTACAAAAAAATATACAGGATAAAATCTTAAATCAAGCCATAGGTAAACAGAATTCAAGCATACTTATTCCAAAATTAACAAGAAGAGAAAAAGAAGTGCTTCAGGCAATTTCAGAAGAATTAACTACACAAGAGATTTCAGAAAAATTGTTTATTAGCCCTAAAACAGTAGAAACACACCGTATGAATATTATGAGTAAGCTGGGAGCTAAAAATAGTGTTGGAATTATTAAAATAGCTATTGAAAAGCAGTTGTTATGA
- a CDS encoding DUF2892 domain-containing protein — MKKNMGTTDKAIRILIAIGIALLYFFDVIEGTLAYVLMAVAIILLLTSFISFCPLYKPFGISTCKIKQ, encoded by the coding sequence ATGAAGAAAAACATGGGAACCACAGACAAAGCTATTAGAATATTAATAGCAATTGGTATAGCTTTGTTATACTTTTTTGATGTTATCGAGGGAACACTAGCCTATGTATTAATGGCTGTAGCTATAATATTATTATTAACTAGTTTTATAAGCTTTTGCCCGTTATACAAACCTTTTGGGATTTCAACCTGTAAAATAAAACAATGA
- a CDS encoding sulfite exporter TauE/SafE family protein codes for MDTIQILGYIGALIVGLVLGLIGGGGSILTVPLLVYLLGYNPVIATAYSLFVVGTSSMVGTYQKYKKGLVDFKTGLAFSFPSFIAVYLSRRYLVPGIPDTIISFGNYQLTKEMGIMIFFAIIMLIASFSMIKKNKNEDAIEKSQPYYKTFIQGLAIGTITGIIGAGGGFLYVPALVIWANIPMKKAVGTSLVIVTINSLIGFIGDVQTLYIEWVFLLVFTLISIIGIILGVFLSKFVSGDKLKKSFGVFILLMAIYIIYKELK; via the coding sequence GTGGACACGATACAAATATTAGGATATATTGGAGCTCTTATTGTTGGCTTAGTCCTAGGTCTTATAGGTGGTGGTGGTTCTATTCTTACTGTGCCTTTACTTGTATATCTTTTAGGGTATAACCCTGTTATTGCAACTGCATATTCCCTATTTGTTGTTGGTACATCATCTATGGTAGGTACCTACCAAAAATATAAAAAGGGATTAGTTGATTTTAAAACTGGATTAGCTTTCTCATTTCCATCGTTTATAGCTGTTTATTTGTCTAGAAGGTATTTAGTACCTGGAATTCCTGATACCATTATTAGTTTTGGAAATTATCAACTTACCAAAGAAATGGGCATAATGATATTTTTTGCAATCATTATGCTTATAGCTTCGTTTTCCATGATTAAAAAAAATAAAAATGAAGATGCTATTGAAAAAAGCCAACCTTATTATAAAACGTTTATTCAAGGTCTTGCTATAGGAACTATTACTGGCATTATTGGTGCTGGAGGCGGTTTCTTATATGTACCCGCACTTGTAATTTGGGCAAATATACCAATGAAAAAAGCTGTAGGTACCTCATTAGTAATTGTAACTATAAACTCGCTTATAGGTTTTATAGGAGACGTTCAAACTTTATATATAGAATGGGTTTTTCTGCTAGTATTTACTCTAATTTCAATAATAGGAATCATTCTAGGTGTGTTTTTATCAAAATTTGTAAGTGGTGATAAACTTAAAAAGAGCTTCGGTGTTTTTATTTTACTAATGGCTATTTATATTATTTACAAAGAATTAAAATAA
- the prmA gene encoding 50S ribosomal protein L11 methyltransferase, whose protein sequence is MSNTTYIGYYFKVQPLQPAVEILIAELGYAGFESFVETEEGVTAYIQKEEWNEDILDDIHILNSKEFKITYTFEDIEQTNWNAEWEKNFNPIIVDDQCSVRAPFHEKPDTKYDIIIEPKMSFGTGHHETTHMMIQHILKNDFEGKSVLDMGCGTGVLAILAEMKGAKPIDAVDYDNWCYLNSLENVERNNCKHITVIEGDASVLKNKKYDIIIANINRNILLQDMKTYVSCLNDKGMLFLSGFYNDDIPLIQTECGRHLLKFAEKLERNNWVSLKFLN, encoded by the coding sequence ATGTCAAACACAACATATATAGGTTACTACTTTAAAGTACAACCGCTTCAGCCAGCAGTAGAAATTCTAATTGCCGAACTAGGGTATGCAGGTTTTGAAAGCTTTGTAGAAACCGAAGAAGGGGTTACAGCATACATTCAAAAAGAAGAATGGAATGAGGATATTTTAGATGATATTCACATTTTAAATTCTAAAGAGTTTAAAATCACTTATACTTTTGAAGACATAGAGCAAACCAACTGGAATGCCGAATGGGAAAAGAATTTTAACCCTATTATTGTGGATGATCAATGTTCGGTTCGTGCACCTTTTCATGAGAAACCAGACACTAAATACGATATTATTATCGAACCTAAAATGAGTTTTGGTACTGGTCATCATGAAACAACACATATGATGATTCAGCATATTTTAAAAAATGATTTTGAAGGTAAATCGGTTTTAGATATGGGTTGTGGTACAGGTGTTTTAGCAATTTTAGCTGAAATGAAAGGCGCTAAACCTATAGATGCAGTAGATTATGATAATTGGTGTTACCTAAATAGTTTAGAAAATGTAGAGCGTAATAATTGTAAACATATAACAGTTATTGAAGGTGATGCTTCTGTTTTAAAAAATAAAAAGTACGATATTATTATAGCAAATATTAATCGAAATATTTTGCTACAGGATATGAAAACATATGTATCATGCCTTAATGATAAAGGGATGTTGTTTTTAAGTGGCTTTTATAATGACGATATTCCTTTAATTCAAACAGAATGTGGGAGGCATTTGTTAAAATTTGCAGAAAAATTGGAAAGAAACAATTGGGTTTCGCTAAAATTTTTAAATTAG